The Desulfomicrobium orale DSM 12838 genome includes a window with the following:
- a CDS encoding M48 family metallopeptidase codes for MLYWKDIPVTVIRNPRARRVWLKMRSCRGLEVMLPFDMSLGDLPAILDRHAGWIDKRRTVLESRGEGPGQPFLPDSVRLVFVGRDYAVNYAHGPIAGLVARKGELVVTCPPGREILAARLLQHFLVREGKHHLVPACRELADACGVAVSAVSVRNQKTLWGSCSVRGGISLNARLLLLPQELACHVMLHEFCHVFHRNHGSGFQERLRALDPMTSVHEKALRRAWEELPGWTKQ; via the coding sequence ATGCTTTACTGGAAAGACATTCCCGTCACTGTCATCCGGAATCCGCGGGCACGCAGAGTCTGGCTGAAGATGCGCTCCTGCCGGGGGCTCGAAGTGATGCTGCCCTTTGACATGTCATTAGGAGACTTGCCGGCCATTCTGGACCGCCATGCGGGATGGATCGATAAGCGGCGGACAGTTCTGGAATCCCGGGGCGAAGGCCCGGGGCAGCCGTTTTTACCGGACTCAGTGCGGCTGGTCTTTGTGGGGCGCGACTATGCCGTGAACTACGCTCATGGCCCCATAGCCGGGTTGGTGGCGCGGAAAGGGGAGCTGGTCGTGACCTGCCCGCCGGGCCGGGAGATTCTGGCCGCGAGGCTGTTGCAACATTTTCTGGTGCGGGAGGGCAAACACCATCTCGTTCCGGCCTGCCGTGAACTGGCGGATGCCTGTGGCGTCGCCGTGAGTGCCGTTTCCGTGCGCAACCAGAAAACCCTGTGGGGGAGCTGTTCGGTCAGGGGCGGGATCAGTCTGAACGCCCGGCTTCTGTTGCTGCCGCAGGAACTGGCGTGCCATGTCATGCTGCACGAGTTCTGCCATGTGTTTCACCGCAATCATGGGAGCGGCTTTCAGGAGCGGCTGCGCGCCCTTGACCCCATGACTTCTGTGCATGAAAAAGCCTTACGCCGCGCCTGGGAAGAGCTTCCGGGGTGGACAAAACAATAG
- a CDS encoding IS1595 family transposase, whose amino-acid sequence MFENSRLSRYKVGKIIECFCIDIDATRTALLLKLNRKTVNRYFLAFRWLIYLHQVSKKEQILGVVEVDESFFGPARVRGRPGPRKRGRGTLKQPVFGIYERDGAVYTELVTDCSAKTLQAIIRGKVSPESIIHSDCWKGYDGLVDVGYDKHFRINKSRHFAEKSVHINGIEAFWSFTKRRLAKFNGVKQNFELHLKECEWRYNRALPQLLASLKLLVAKNKDLMV is encoded by the coding sequence ATGTTTGAAAACAGCAGGTTAAGTCGATACAAAGTCGGAAAAATCATTGAATGCTTTTGCATCGACATTGACGCTACCAGAACCGCTCTGCTCCTGAAGTTGAACAGAAAGACCGTGAACAGGTACTTTCTGGCCTTCAGGTGGTTGATTTATCTCCACCAGGTATCCAAAAAAGAGCAAATACTCGGTGTAGTTGAGGTTGATGAAAGTTTTTTTGGCCCCGCCCGGGTTCGTGGGCGGCCAGGCCCCCGAAAAAGGGGACGGGGCACGCTTAAACAACCGGTCTTTGGCATCTATGAGCGTGATGGAGCCGTTTACACAGAGCTGGTCACGGACTGCTCGGCCAAAACGCTTCAAGCCATCATCAGGGGCAAGGTTTCGCCTGAGAGTATTATCCATTCCGACTGCTGGAAAGGCTATGACGGACTGGTGGATGTGGGGTACGACAAACATTTCCGTATCAACAAATCCAGACACTTTGCGGAAAAATCGGTCCACATCAACGGTATCGAAGCATTCTGGAGCTTTACAAAACGCCGCCTAGCAAAGTTTAACGGTGTGAAGCAGAATTTCGAACTCCACCTCAAGGAGTGTGAATGGCGCTACAATCGAGCGCTGCCACAACTTCTCGCCAGCCTCAAACTTTTGGTAGCAAAAAACAAAGACCTGATGGTCTAG